Below is a window of Streptomyces sp. WMMB303 DNA.
GCCGTGCAGGATGCCGGGCTCGCCCGCGGTCAGCGTGGCCGCGTGCTCCCCGGACTCGACGCCGTGCCCCGCCGCCTCGAAACCGACCAGCCGCACGCCGGTGTCCGGCAGGAAGGCGTGGAAGAGCCCGATCGCGTTGGAGCCGCCGCCCACGCAGGCGGCGACGGCGTCCGGCAGCCGTCCGGTGCGCTCCAGCACCTGCCGCCGCGCCTCGACACCGATCACGCGGTGGAAGTCGCGCACGATCTGCGGGAAGGGGTGCGGTCCGGCGACCGTGCCGAAGAGGTAGTGGGTGCGGTCGACGTTGGCGACCCAGTCGCGGAACGCCTCGTTGATGGCGTCCTTGAGAGTGCGGCTGCCCGAGGCGACGGGCACGACCTCGGCCCCGAGCATCCGCATCCGGGCGACGTTCAGAGCCTGCCGCTCGGTGTCGATCTCGCCCATGTAGATGGTGCATTCGAGCCCGAAGAGGGCGCACGCGGTGGCCGTGGCCACGCCGTGCTGGCCCGCGCCGGTCTCGGCGATGACCCGGGGCTTGCCCATCCGCTTGGTGAGCAGGGCCTGCCCCAGCACGTTGTTGATCTTGTGCGAGCCGGTGTGGTTGAGGTCCTCGCGCTTGAGGAGGACCCGGGCACCGCCCGCGTGCTCGGCGAACCGCGTGACCTCGGTCAGCGCGCTGGGCCGACCGGTGTAGTTGACCAGCAGGTCGTCGAGCTCGGCGGCGAAGGCGGGGTCCGCCTTCGCCTTCTCGTACTCCGCGGCCACCTCGTCGACGGCGGCGACCAGGGCCTCGGGGATGAACTTGCCGCCGAACGCGCCGAAGTATCCGGCGACGCTGGGGCTGTGACCCTCGGGATCGGGAATGAAGTAGTCGGACGGCATACCGAACGCTGCTCCTTGCGAGTGGGCTGATGTGACGGCTCCGGGCCCCGGCTCCTCCCCGGGCTCCGGCCGGCAGCCGGAGGCGCGCCCGCGCGGGGGCGGGCGGGCAGGGGCGCTCCCCTCAGCGGGGTGCGGGCGGGCAGGGGCGGGTCAGCGCCATCGGCGGCCGCGGATCACGCCCGGCTCGCATCCGATGTGGTATCGGACGGACCGGCCGCGCACCCGGCGCGCGGGCGCCCGGCACCCGCGCGGACGGCACCCGCGCGCCAGCGCGAGGGAGCACAGGGAGACCACAGCCGTCATCGCGTGTCAGTCCCTCCCCCCGTGGCGGAGCGCGGGGTGAGCGCCCGCGGCCACGAGGTCGGAGACAGCGGTGCGCGGATCCTTGCCCGTCACCAGCGACTCCCCCACCAGGACGGCGTCGGCCCCCTCGTTCGCGTACGCGATCAGGTCGTGCGGACCGCGGACACCGGACTCGGCGATCCTGACGATGTGGTCGGGGATCTCGGGAGCGATCCGGGTGAAGTTGCCGCGGTCCACCTCGAGGGTCTTCAGGTTCCGTGCGTTGACGCCGATGATCTTCGCCCCGGCCGCCACCGCACGCTCGGCCTCGTCCTCGTCGTGCACCTCGACCAGCGGGGTGAGACCGATGGACTCGGCACGCTCGATCAGCGAGACCAGGGCCTCCTGCTCCAGCGCGGCGACGATCAGCAGCACCAGGTCGGCGCCGTGCGCGCGGGCCTCCCACAGTTGGTAGGAGGAGAAGACGAAGTCCTTGCGCAGGACGGGGATGTCGACGCGGGCCCGGACCGCCTCCAGGTCAGCCAGCGAGCCGCCGAACCGGCGGCGCTCGGTGAGGACGGAGATGACGGCGGCGCCGCCGGCCTCGTAGTCGGCGGCGAGCCCGGCCGGGTCGGCGATGGCCGCCAGCGCGCCCTTGGACGGGCTGGAGCGCTTCACCTCGCAGATCACCCGTACCCCGGCCGCACTGTCGCCCTTGAGTGCCGCGAGCCCGTCCTTGGCCTGGGGTGCCCGGGCGACGCGCTCCTTGAGCTCCTCGAGGCTGACGCGCGCCTGCCGCTCGGCGAGGTCTTCCCGCACGCCTTCGATGATCTCGTCGAGCACACTCACCGAGCGGCCTCCTTGCTGGCTGGGGTTCGGGCTGGATACGGGTCGGGCGCCGGGCCGGCGGCGGATAAAGGTTCCGGGGCGCTCCTCGGAGGCGGAGCAGGGGATGGTCGGGTGGGCCCCTGTGATGGTATCCGCCCCGGCACGGAGGTCCCGCATCCGGTTGACCACAGTCCCAT
It encodes the following:
- the trpB gene encoding tryptophan synthase subunit beta, with product MPSDYFIPDPEGHSPSVAGYFGAFGGKFIPEALVAAVDEVAAEYEKAKADPAFAAELDDLLVNYTGRPSALTEVTRFAEHAGGARVLLKREDLNHTGSHKINNVLGQALLTKRMGKPRVIAETGAGQHGVATATACALFGLECTIYMGEIDTERQALNVARMRMLGAEVVPVASGSRTLKDAINEAFRDWVANVDRTHYLFGTVAGPHPFPQIVRDFHRVIGVEARRQVLERTGRLPDAVAACVGGGSNAIGLFHAFLPDTGVRLVGFEAAGHGVESGEHAATLTAGEPGILHGSRSYVLQDEEGQITEPYSISAGLDYPGIGPEHAHLKDSGRGEYRPVTDDQAMRALRLLSETEGIIPAIESAHALAGALDLGRELGPEGIVLVNLSGRGDKDMDTAARYFGLLDGAEGERA
- the trpC gene encoding indole-3-glycerol phosphate synthase TrpC, which codes for MSVLDEIIEGVREDLAERQARVSLEELKERVARAPQAKDGLAALKGDSAAGVRVICEVKRSSPSKGALAAIADPAGLAADYEAGGAAVISVLTERRRFGGSLADLEAVRARVDIPVLRKDFVFSSYQLWEARAHGADLVLLIVAALEQEALVSLIERAESIGLTPLVEVHDEDEAERAVAAGAKIIGVNARNLKTLEVDRGNFTRIAPEIPDHIVRIAESGVRGPHDLIAYANEGADAVLVGESLVTGKDPRTAVSDLVAAGAHPALRHGGRD